The proteins below come from a single Xyrauchen texanus isolate HMW12.3.18 chromosome 3, RBS_HiC_50CHRs, whole genome shotgun sequence genomic window:
- the LOC127633628 gene encoding DNA excision repair protein ERCC-6-like isoform X1, producing MESDKVEEIAGKLERSLCMDTEKMDTYDRYRQEGKESALRGELPRALELFQLAYQLQPSDKLKKRIQAIQELVQREEQEEDEEEFVNVNDSGLKLYKGLYDKLYEHQKEGVAFLYSLYRDGRKGGILADDMGLGKTIQVISFLSGMYDEELANHTLLVMPTSLIKNWVREFAKWTPGMRVKEFHGTSKSERNRNLERIQRKGGVVITTYQMLINNYEQLASFDRGEFCWDYVILDEAHKIKTSSTKTAKSAHAIPARNRVLLTGTPVQNNLREMWALFDFACQGSLLGTSKTFKTEYENPITRAREKDATPGEKALGLRISQNLMDIIKPYFLRRTKADVQHKKQRAYGEGNQNKENQENKCPNAGQGAVMPSLTRKNDLIVWTYLSSVQEDIYNQFISLDQIKELLLATRSPLAELTLLKKLCDHPRLLSARAVTQLGLEQGSASPDEESKSTASQIDHISDKTLIGESGKLQFLVSLMECLREEGHRTLIFSQSRKMLDIMERVFRNRGFRLLRLDGTVTQLPEREKRIILFQTDRRYTIFLLTTQVGGVGITLTGANRVVIFDPSWNPATDAQAVDRAYRIGQTENVIIYRLITCGTVEEKIYRRQVFKDSLIRQTTGDKKNPFRYFSKQELRELFNLEDPRSSSTQQQLQAMHSQNRRSDTKLDQHIAHLHSMEMFGISDHDLMFSKEAAADEDVPENAESHHYIQTRVQKAQELMQAESELHGQLMDSMAQNTEPAWLRLSGQRGLQTSASRDCPAPPRTKDLPVMVDLTHNSFDGPELEEEDEQNSLSVEEVVGGGVLVDDASSQSGGKRDSPVVKTEVSPAADRLAHSRHVITLDDSLNVTDEQQISVHTSSMLSHQFPKLGDLSVMSDHLNDEKAQMVSPHSNVLSSPSSTMATARESSKVEIELLQGNFNLQLEDSADMFSVEDEEVHEEGESVAEESAEFQLQMDISGEKLETASINVSRRVSNQNNSAIRIHNNSEIRNHINSEVSKHESLIKQHSTLNTTADDSFVHSVRTKKKRQVISDSEEEEEEDEESERPCLSSSPLAGGLGSLGSSTPKSYLTDRSRLRRSLNTSVASRRSLVMSVLDNDSDESSEHIDETSELDQPL from the exons ATACCGGCAGGAGGGGAAGGAGTCTGCCCTGCGTGGTGAGCTGCCTCGTGCTCTTGAGCTGTTTCAGCTGGCTTACCAGCTGCAGCCAAGTGACAAGCTAAAGAAACGAATCCAGGCCATACAGGAACTAGTTCAGAGAGAAGAGCaggaggaagatgaggaagagTTTGTGAACGTGAATGATTCTGGGCTGAAGCTTTATAAGGGCCTCTATGACAAACTTTATGAGCATCAGAAAGAGGGTGTGGCGTTCCTGTACAGTCTATACAGAGATGGAAGGAAAGGAGGAATACTGGCGGACGACATGGGTCTTGGAAAGACTATCCAGGTCATCTCATTTTTGTCAGGGATGTACGATGAAGAGCTGGCCAATCATACGCTGTTAGTAATGCCAACATCACTCATAAAGAACTGGGTGCGAGAGTTTGCCAAGTGGACCCCTGGCATGCGAGTGAAAGAGTTCCACGGCACCAGCAAATCTGAGCGGAACAGGAACTTGGAGCGAATCCAGCGCAAGGGTGGCGTCGTCATAACCACCTACCAGATGCTCATCAACAATTATGAGCAACTTGCGTCCTTTGACAGGGGTGAGTTCTGCTGGGACTACGTCATCCTGGACGAGGCCCACAAAATTAAAACTTCATCTACTAAAACAGCTAAAAGCGCTCACGCCATCCCAGCAAGAAACCGCGTGCTACTGACTGGCACTCCAGTTCAGAACAACTTACGAGAGATGTGGGCGCTTTTTGACTTTGCTTGTCAGGGGTCGCTGCTGGGAACCTCCAAAACTTTCAAAACGGAGTATGAAAATCCAATCACGCGTGCACGGGAGAAAGATGCCACACCCGGAGAGAAAGCTCTTGGATTGAGGATCTCTCAAAACCTGATGGACATCATCAAGCCTTATTTCCTGAGGCGGACAAAAGCAGATGTTCAGCACAAAAAGCAGAGAGCTTATGGAGAAGGCAATCAGAACAAGGAAAATCAAGAAAACAAATGTCCCAATGCTGGCCAAGGTGCAGTGATGCCGTCGCTGACgcgaaaaaatgacttaattgtgTGGACTTACTTGAGCTCAGTGCAGGAGGACATTTATAACCAATTCATCTCACTGGACCAAATTAAGGAGCTATTGCTGGCTACAAGGTCCCCACTGGCAGAGCTCACATTGCTCAAGAAGCTCTGTGACCATCCCAGACTCCTCTCTGCTCGAGCTGTGACTCAGCTAGGCCTCGAGCAGGGATCTGCCTCTCCGGATGAAGAGAGCAAGTCCACAGCGAGTCAGATTGATCATATTTCAGATAAGACTTTGATCGGTGAGTCAGGGAAGCTGCAGTTTCTTGTGTCTCTGATGGAATGTCTCCGTGAGGAGGGACATCGTACCTTGATCTTCTCCCAGTCGAGGAAGATGCTGGACATCATGGAGCGTGTCTTCCGGAACAGAGGCTTTCGTCTGCTGCGCTTGGACGGTACAGTGACGCAACTGCCGGAAAGGGAGAAGCGTATTATTCTGTTCCAGACAGACAGACGCTACACTATCTTCCTCCTCACCACTCAGGTGGGTGGTGTCGGCATCACACTAACTGGTGCTAACCGTGTCGTGATCTTTGACCCGAGCTGGAACCCTGCAACAGACGCTCAGGCTGTGGACCGTGCCTACCGCATTGGCCAAACCGAAAACGTCATCATCTATCGACTCATCACCTGTGGTACCGTGGAGGAAAAGATCTACCGCAGACAG GTGTTTAAAGATTCTCTTATACGGCAGACAACCGGTGACAAGAAAAACCCCTTCCGTTACTTCAGCAAGCAGGAACTGCGAGAACTGTTTAACCTTGAGGATCCACGCTCATCCTCCACTCAACAGCAGCTACAGGCCATGCATTCGCAAAATCGCCGCTCTGATACCAAACTGGACCAGCACATCGCTCACCTTCACAGTATGGAGATGTTTGGCATCTCCGATCATGACCTCATGTTCTCTAAAGAGGCAGCTGCTGATGAAGACGTCCCTGAGAATGCAGAATCGCATCACTACATACAAACTCGAGTCCAGAAAGCACAAGAGCTTATGCAGGCAGAATCAGAACTGCATGGGCAGCTGATGGACAGCATGGCCCAGAATACTGAACCGGCTTGGCTTAGGCTGTCAGGGCAGCGTGGTCTGCAGACATCTGCCAGTAGAGACTGCCCAGCCCCTCCTCGTACCAAAGACTTGCCAGTTATGGTGGATCTGACTCATAACAGTTTCGATGGGCCAGAACTGGAGGAGGAAGATGAGCAGAACTCATTGTCTGTCGAGGAAGTTGTAGGTGGAGGTGTGCTTGTGGATGACGCATCATCTCAATCAGGTGGAAAAAGGGACTCTCCTGTTGTGAAAACTGAGGTTAGCCCTGCTGCTGACAGATTGGCTCATAGTCGGCATGTAATCACGCTGGATGACAGTTTAAATGTGACAGATGAGCAACAAATCTCTGTACACACCTCATCAATGCTCTCACACCAGTTCCCCAAGCTGGGAGACCTTTCTGTAATGTCTGATCATCTTAATGACGAAAAAGCTCAGATGGTCAGTCCCCATTCAAATGTGCTATCATCGCCCTCATCTACAATGGCCACTGCAAGGGAGTCTTCTAAGGTGGAGATAGAGTTGCTTCAAGGAAACTTCAATTTGCAGCTTGAGGATAGTGCAGATATGTTCTCTGTTGAGGATGAGGAAGTTCATGAAGAAGGGGAGTCTGTAGCAGAAGAAAGTGCAGAGTTTCAGCTTCAGATGGATATCAGTGGAGAGAAACTGGAAACAGCCAGTATAAATGTCAGCAGACGAGTCAGTAACCAAAACAACAGTGCAATCAGAATCCATAAcaacagtgaaatcagaaaccaTATCAACAGTGAGGTCAGTAAGCATGaatctcttataaaacagcattcTACTTTGAACACAACTGCAGATGACTCCTTTGTGCATTCTGTTCGGACAAAGAAAAAGAGGCAAGTTATCTCTGAtagtgaagaagaagaagaagaagatgaagaGTCAGAGAGGCCATGTTTAAGTAGCAGCCCATTGGCTGGTGGCCTTGGCAGCCTGGGCTCCTCCACACCAAAATCCTATCTGACTGACCGTTCTCGACTCAGGCGCAGCCTGAATACCTCAGTGGCATCAAGAAGGTCTCTTGTGATGTCTGTGCTCGACAATGATTCTGACGAGTCATCAGAGCATATTGATGAAACAAGCGAATTGGATCAGCCGCTCTGA
- the LOC127633628 gene encoding DNA excision repair protein ERCC-6-like isoform X2: protein MESDKVEEIAGKLERYRQEGKESALRGELPRALELFQLAYQLQPSDKLKKRIQAIQELVQREEQEEDEEEFVNVNDSGLKLYKGLYDKLYEHQKEGVAFLYSLYRDGRKGGILADDMGLGKTIQVISFLSGMYDEELANHTLLVMPTSLIKNWVREFAKWTPGMRVKEFHGTSKSERNRNLERIQRKGGVVITTYQMLINNYEQLASFDRGEFCWDYVILDEAHKIKTSSTKTAKSAHAIPARNRVLLTGTPVQNNLREMWALFDFACQGSLLGTSKTFKTEYENPITRAREKDATPGEKALGLRISQNLMDIIKPYFLRRTKADVQHKKQRAYGEGNQNKENQENKCPNAGQGAVMPSLTRKNDLIVWTYLSSVQEDIYNQFISLDQIKELLLATRSPLAELTLLKKLCDHPRLLSARAVTQLGLEQGSASPDEESKSTASQIDHISDKTLIGESGKLQFLVSLMECLREEGHRTLIFSQSRKMLDIMERVFRNRGFRLLRLDGTVTQLPEREKRIILFQTDRRYTIFLLTTQVGGVGITLTGANRVVIFDPSWNPATDAQAVDRAYRIGQTENVIIYRLITCGTVEEKIYRRQVFKDSLIRQTTGDKKNPFRYFSKQELRELFNLEDPRSSSTQQQLQAMHSQNRRSDTKLDQHIAHLHSMEMFGISDHDLMFSKEAAADEDVPENAESHHYIQTRVQKAQELMQAESELHGQLMDSMAQNTEPAWLRLSGQRGLQTSASRDCPAPPRTKDLPVMVDLTHNSFDGPELEEEDEQNSLSVEEVVGGGVLVDDASSQSGGKRDSPVVKTEVSPAADRLAHSRHVITLDDSLNVTDEQQISVHTSSMLSHQFPKLGDLSVMSDHLNDEKAQMVSPHSNVLSSPSSTMATARESSKVEIELLQGNFNLQLEDSADMFSVEDEEVHEEGESVAEESAEFQLQMDISGEKLETASINVSRRVSNQNNSAIRIHNNSEIRNHINSEVSKHESLIKQHSTLNTTADDSFVHSVRTKKKRQVISDSEEEEEEDEESERPCLSSSPLAGGLGSLGSSTPKSYLTDRSRLRRSLNTSVASRRSLVMSVLDNDSDESSEHIDETSELDQPL, encoded by the exons ATACCGGCAGGAGGGGAAGGAGTCTGCCCTGCGTGGTGAGCTGCCTCGTGCTCTTGAGCTGTTTCAGCTGGCTTACCAGCTGCAGCCAAGTGACAAGCTAAAGAAACGAATCCAGGCCATACAGGAACTAGTTCAGAGAGAAGAGCaggaggaagatgaggaagagTTTGTGAACGTGAATGATTCTGGGCTGAAGCTTTATAAGGGCCTCTATGACAAACTTTATGAGCATCAGAAAGAGGGTGTGGCGTTCCTGTACAGTCTATACAGAGATGGAAGGAAAGGAGGAATACTGGCGGACGACATGGGTCTTGGAAAGACTATCCAGGTCATCTCATTTTTGTCAGGGATGTACGATGAAGAGCTGGCCAATCATACGCTGTTAGTAATGCCAACATCACTCATAAAGAACTGGGTGCGAGAGTTTGCCAAGTGGACCCCTGGCATGCGAGTGAAAGAGTTCCACGGCACCAGCAAATCTGAGCGGAACAGGAACTTGGAGCGAATCCAGCGCAAGGGTGGCGTCGTCATAACCACCTACCAGATGCTCATCAACAATTATGAGCAACTTGCGTCCTTTGACAGGGGTGAGTTCTGCTGGGACTACGTCATCCTGGACGAGGCCCACAAAATTAAAACTTCATCTACTAAAACAGCTAAAAGCGCTCACGCCATCCCAGCAAGAAACCGCGTGCTACTGACTGGCACTCCAGTTCAGAACAACTTACGAGAGATGTGGGCGCTTTTTGACTTTGCTTGTCAGGGGTCGCTGCTGGGAACCTCCAAAACTTTCAAAACGGAGTATGAAAATCCAATCACGCGTGCACGGGAGAAAGATGCCACACCCGGAGAGAAAGCTCTTGGATTGAGGATCTCTCAAAACCTGATGGACATCATCAAGCCTTATTTCCTGAGGCGGACAAAAGCAGATGTTCAGCACAAAAAGCAGAGAGCTTATGGAGAAGGCAATCAGAACAAGGAAAATCAAGAAAACAAATGTCCCAATGCTGGCCAAGGTGCAGTGATGCCGTCGCTGACgcgaaaaaatgacttaattgtgTGGACTTACTTGAGCTCAGTGCAGGAGGACATTTATAACCAATTCATCTCACTGGACCAAATTAAGGAGCTATTGCTGGCTACAAGGTCCCCACTGGCAGAGCTCACATTGCTCAAGAAGCTCTGTGACCATCCCAGACTCCTCTCTGCTCGAGCTGTGACTCAGCTAGGCCTCGAGCAGGGATCTGCCTCTCCGGATGAAGAGAGCAAGTCCACAGCGAGTCAGATTGATCATATTTCAGATAAGACTTTGATCGGTGAGTCAGGGAAGCTGCAGTTTCTTGTGTCTCTGATGGAATGTCTCCGTGAGGAGGGACATCGTACCTTGATCTTCTCCCAGTCGAGGAAGATGCTGGACATCATGGAGCGTGTCTTCCGGAACAGAGGCTTTCGTCTGCTGCGCTTGGACGGTACAGTGACGCAACTGCCGGAAAGGGAGAAGCGTATTATTCTGTTCCAGACAGACAGACGCTACACTATCTTCCTCCTCACCACTCAGGTGGGTGGTGTCGGCATCACACTAACTGGTGCTAACCGTGTCGTGATCTTTGACCCGAGCTGGAACCCTGCAACAGACGCTCAGGCTGTGGACCGTGCCTACCGCATTGGCCAAACCGAAAACGTCATCATCTATCGACTCATCACCTGTGGTACCGTGGAGGAAAAGATCTACCGCAGACAG GTGTTTAAAGATTCTCTTATACGGCAGACAACCGGTGACAAGAAAAACCCCTTCCGTTACTTCAGCAAGCAGGAACTGCGAGAACTGTTTAACCTTGAGGATCCACGCTCATCCTCCACTCAACAGCAGCTACAGGCCATGCATTCGCAAAATCGCCGCTCTGATACCAAACTGGACCAGCACATCGCTCACCTTCACAGTATGGAGATGTTTGGCATCTCCGATCATGACCTCATGTTCTCTAAAGAGGCAGCTGCTGATGAAGACGTCCCTGAGAATGCAGAATCGCATCACTACATACAAACTCGAGTCCAGAAAGCACAAGAGCTTATGCAGGCAGAATCAGAACTGCATGGGCAGCTGATGGACAGCATGGCCCAGAATACTGAACCGGCTTGGCTTAGGCTGTCAGGGCAGCGTGGTCTGCAGACATCTGCCAGTAGAGACTGCCCAGCCCCTCCTCGTACCAAAGACTTGCCAGTTATGGTGGATCTGACTCATAACAGTTTCGATGGGCCAGAACTGGAGGAGGAAGATGAGCAGAACTCATTGTCTGTCGAGGAAGTTGTAGGTGGAGGTGTGCTTGTGGATGACGCATCATCTCAATCAGGTGGAAAAAGGGACTCTCCTGTTGTGAAAACTGAGGTTAGCCCTGCTGCTGACAGATTGGCTCATAGTCGGCATGTAATCACGCTGGATGACAGTTTAAATGTGACAGATGAGCAACAAATCTCTGTACACACCTCATCAATGCTCTCACACCAGTTCCCCAAGCTGGGAGACCTTTCTGTAATGTCTGATCATCTTAATGACGAAAAAGCTCAGATGGTCAGTCCCCATTCAAATGTGCTATCATCGCCCTCATCTACAATGGCCACTGCAAGGGAGTCTTCTAAGGTGGAGATAGAGTTGCTTCAAGGAAACTTCAATTTGCAGCTTGAGGATAGTGCAGATATGTTCTCTGTTGAGGATGAGGAAGTTCATGAAGAAGGGGAGTCTGTAGCAGAAGAAAGTGCAGAGTTTCAGCTTCAGATGGATATCAGTGGAGAGAAACTGGAAACAGCCAGTATAAATGTCAGCAGACGAGTCAGTAACCAAAACAACAGTGCAATCAGAATCCATAAcaacagtgaaatcagaaaccaTATCAACAGTGAGGTCAGTAAGCATGaatctcttataaaacagcattcTACTTTGAACACAACTGCAGATGACTCCTTTGTGCATTCTGTTCGGACAAAGAAAAAGAGGCAAGTTATCTCTGAtagtgaagaagaagaagaagaagatgaagaGTCAGAGAGGCCATGTTTAAGTAGCAGCCCATTGGCTGGTGGCCTTGGCAGCCTGGGCTCCTCCACACCAAAATCCTATCTGACTGACCGTTCTCGACTCAGGCGCAGCCTGAATACCTCAGTGGCATCAAGAAGGTCTCTTGTGATGTCTGTGCTCGACAATGATTCTGACGAGTCATCAGAGCATATTGATGAAACAAGCGAATTGGATCAGCCGCTCTGA